From Sphingopyxis sp. USTB-05, the proteins below share one genomic window:
- a CDS encoding DUF72 domain-containing protein — protein MSIYVGVGGWTFEPWRGPFYPAGLAHKRELEYAGQHLTGIEINGTYYGSQKPETFANWAASVPDGFKFSVKASRFTTNRKVLAEGAASIEKFLTQGLTRLGDRLGPIHWQFMATKKFDRDDFAGFLDLLPDSQDGLKLRHAIEVRDESFRDPKFVDMLRDRNMAAVYADSDEFPCIDEQTADFTYARLQRSEEDVETGYDAQALDHWAKRAKDWAADGRDAYIFFISGAKVRNPAAAQALIAKLD, from the coding sequence ATGAGCATCTATGTCGGCGTCGGGGGCTGGACCTTCGAACCGTGGCGCGGCCCCTTCTACCCCGCCGGGCTCGCGCACAAGCGAGAGCTCGAATATGCCGGCCAGCACCTGACCGGCATCGAGATCAACGGCACCTACTATGGCAGCCAGAAGCCTGAGACCTTTGCCAATTGGGCCGCATCGGTCCCCGACGGCTTCAAATTCAGCGTCAAGGCGTCGCGTTTCACGACAAACCGTAAGGTGCTGGCGGAAGGCGCCGCCTCTATCGAGAAGTTCCTGACGCAGGGCCTGACGCGGCTCGGCGACCGGCTCGGCCCGATCCACTGGCAGTTCATGGCAACGAAGAAGTTCGACCGCGACGATTTCGCAGGCTTCCTAGACTTGCTGCCCGACAGTCAGGATGGCCTAAAGCTACGTCATGCGATCGAGGTCCGCGACGAAAGCTTCCGCGACCCGAAGTTCGTCGACATGCTCCGCGACCGCAACATGGCGGCCGTCTACGCCGACAGCGACGAATTCCCGTGCATCGATGAGCAGACGGCGGACTTCACCTATGCGCGGCTCCAGCGCAGCGAGGAGGATGTCGAAACCGGCTATGACGCCCAGGCGCTCGATCATTGGGCGAAGCGCGCCAAGGATTGGGCGGCCGACGGCCGCGATGCCTATATTTTCTTCATATCCGGCGCGAAGGTCCGCAACCCCGCGGCCGCGCAGGCACTGATCGCAAAGCTGGATTAG
- a CDS encoding sulfurtransferase TusA family protein, producing the protein MTGPDALGTRVVDARGMRCPWPALRLARALRETADVLLLADDPQAAREVAALAGEHGWSVEDTVSPSGDAGWRVRR; encoded by the coding sequence ATGACCGGACCTGACGCATTGGGGACGCGCGTCGTCGATGCGCGCGGGATGCGCTGCCCCTGGCCGGCGCTCAGGCTGGCGCGGGCGCTGCGCGAGACGGCCGATGTCCTGCTGCTCGCCGACGATCCGCAGGCGGCGCGCGAGGTCGCAGCACTGGCAGGCGAGCATGGCTGGTCGGTCGAAGATACCGTGTCCCCTTCGGGTGACGCAGGCTGGCGAGTCCGGCGCTGA
- the der gene encoding ribosome biogenesis GTPase Der, with amino-acid sequence MSRFATIAIVGRPNVGKSTLFNRLVGKRLALVDDQPGVTRDRREGDGELLGLKFTIVDTAGFEDYDAATLPGRMRVQTEKAVREADAALFMIDGRAGVTPLDEEIARWLRSEDTPIILLVNKAEGKQGENGLMESYSLGFDNPIALSAEHGEGVVDLFDALRPIIEAYDAAEAEAFPPPVEGEEDEDAPLGPMKLAIVGRPNAGKSTLINRMIGEDRLITGPEAGITRDSIRVDWQWENDGEVHEIQLFDTAGMRKRAKVVDKLEKLSVADALHAVDFAEVVVLLLDATKGLEAQDLRIADKVLQEGRALIVALNKWDIAEDPSALFNGVRNALDDGLSQVKGVPVLSISGATGKGIDTLVRVAFEQRDIWTNRVSTARLNRWFEGAVENNPPPAPGGKRIKLRYITQARTRPPTFVVFGSRTDSLPGSYERYLVNGMRKELGFQGVPVRLNFRNSRNPYDE; translated from the coding sequence ATGTCGCGATTCGCGACGATCGCCATTGTCGGCCGCCCCAATGTCGGCAAATCGACGCTGTTCAACCGGCTGGTCGGCAAGCGCCTTGCGCTCGTCGACGACCAGCCCGGAGTCACGCGCGACCGGCGCGAGGGCGACGGTGAACTGCTCGGCCTGAAGTTCACCATCGTCGATACCGCCGGTTTCGAGGATTATGACGCGGCGACGCTGCCCGGCCGGATGCGCGTGCAGACCGAAAAGGCGGTGCGCGAGGCCGATGCGGCGCTGTTCATGATCGACGGCCGTGCGGGCGTAACTCCGCTCGACGAGGAAATCGCGCGCTGGCTGCGCAGCGAGGACACGCCGATCATTCTCCTCGTCAACAAGGCTGAGGGGAAGCAGGGCGAAAACGGCCTGATGGAGAGCTATTCGCTCGGCTTCGACAATCCGATCGCGCTCAGCGCCGAGCATGGCGAGGGGGTCGTCGACCTGTTCGATGCGCTGCGTCCGATCATCGAGGCTTATGACGCGGCTGAAGCCGAAGCCTTTCCGCCGCCGGTGGAAGGCGAAGAGGATGAGGACGCGCCGCTCGGACCGATGAAGCTGGCGATCGTCGGCCGTCCGAACGCGGGCAAATCGACGCTGATCAACCGCATGATCGGCGAGGATCGCTTGATCACCGGGCCCGAGGCGGGGATCACGCGCGATTCGATCCGCGTCGACTGGCAATGGGAAAATGACGGCGAGGTCCACGAAATCCAGCTTTTCGACACCGCGGGCATGCGCAAGCGCGCCAAGGTCGTCGACAAGCTCGAAAAGCTCTCGGTCGCCGATGCGCTCCACGCGGTCGATTTCGCCGAGGTCGTGGTGCTGCTGCTCGATGCCACGAAGGGCCTCGAGGCGCAGGATCTGCGCATCGCCGACAAGGTGCTGCAGGAAGGGCGGGCGCTGATCGTCGCGCTCAACAAATGGGATATCGCCGAAGATCCCTCGGCACTGTTCAACGGCGTTCGGAACGCGCTTGACGACGGGCTCAGCCAGGTGAAGGGCGTTCCCGTGCTCAGCATCTCAGGCGCGACGGGCAAGGGGATTGATACGCTGGTCCGTGTCGCTTTCGAACAGCGCGATATCTGGACCAACCGTGTTTCGACCGCGCGGCTCAATCGCTGGTTCGAAGGGGCGGTCGAGAATAATCCGCCACCGGCGCCGGGCGGCAAGCGTATCAAGCTGCGTTACATCACGCAGGCGCGCACGCGGCCGCCGACCTTCGTCGTCTTCGGGTCGCGTACCGACAGTTTGCCGGGAAGTTATGAACGCTATCTGGTCAACGGGATGCGCAAGGAACTGGGGTTCCAGGGCGTGCCGGTACGCCTCAATTTCCGCAATTCGCGCAATCCCTATGACGAATGA
- a CDS encoding PQQ-binding-like beta-propeller repeat protein, translating into MRKARYGIYAALLALPLTACGVLKGDGGPKTPTVGDRVSILSNDNSVKVDPATASIAVVLPEPAVNANWAQSGGNASKSMGHPALAATRTKLWETSIAGNTNKQRIAASPVIADNRLFVVDTDAVVTAFAADTGAKLWSAAIGSTGKDFKASLFGGGAGVDGNVVYATSGVGDVAALNVADGSVIWKVKPSGPLRGAPTIAFGGVYVISQDNQIFALNAADGAVQWQATASMEPGSVFGAASPAAGQGTIVAGFSSGEVQAYRYENGRDLWEDALARTSMALSVSTLTDVDADPVVDRGRVFALGQGGRMASYELVTGQRSWEISIAGISTPYVVGEWVYAMTDDAKLLCVARTSGKVRWMQQLARFRVETEKKKKDPIRWTGPILAGGRLIAVNSEGTLSEFSPTDGSLLGSTEFKSSLSQPPVVANNILYVLADDGKLTAWR; encoded by the coding sequence ATGCGGAAAGCGCGTTACGGAATTTATGCGGCGCTGCTGGCGCTGCCGCTCACGGCATGTGGGGTGCTCAAGGGCGACGGCGGACCGAAGACCCCGACGGTGGGTGACCGCGTGTCGATCCTGTCGAACGACAACAGCGTCAAGGTCGATCCCGCCACCGCATCGATCGCGGTCGTGCTTCCCGAACCGGCGGTCAACGCCAATTGGGCGCAGTCGGGCGGCAACGCTTCGAAATCGATGGGTCATCCGGCGCTCGCCGCCACGCGAACCAAGCTGTGGGAAACCAGCATCGCGGGCAACACGAACAAACAGCGGATCGCGGCCTCGCCCGTGATTGCCGACAACCGGCTGTTCGTCGTCGATACCGATGCTGTCGTCACCGCTTTCGCCGCCGATACGGGCGCGAAATTGTGGAGCGCCGCGATCGGCAGCACGGGCAAGGATTTCAAGGCATCGCTGTTCGGCGGTGGTGCCGGGGTCGACGGCAATGTGGTTTATGCCACGAGCGGCGTCGGCGATGTCGCGGCGCTGAACGTTGCGGACGGCTCGGTGATCTGGAAGGTAAAGCCTTCGGGGCCCCTGCGCGGCGCGCCGACGATCGCCTTTGGCGGGGTCTATGTGATCAGCCAGGACAATCAGATTTTTGCCCTCAACGCCGCCGATGGCGCGGTGCAGTGGCAGGCGACCGCATCGATGGAGCCGGGCAGCGTGTTTGGCGCCGCGTCGCCCGCAGCCGGGCAGGGGACGATCGTCGCTGGCTTCTCGTCGGGTGAAGTGCAGGCCTATCGTTACGAAAACGGCCGCGACCTGTGGGAAGATGCGCTTGCGCGCACGTCGATGGCGCTGTCGGTTTCGACGCTCACCGACGTCGATGCCGATCCGGTCGTCGACCGTGGCCGCGTCTTCGCGCTCGGTCAGGGCGGCCGCATGGCGAGCTATGAACTCGTCACGGGCCAGCGTAGCTGGGAAATCTCGATCGCCGGCATTTCGACGCCCTATGTCGTTGGCGAGTGGGTCTATGCCATGACCGACGATGCCAAGCTTCTGTGCGTCGCTCGCACCAGCGGCAAGGTACGTTGGATGCAGCAGCTCGCGCGTTTCCGCGTTGAAACCGAAAAGAAGAAGAAGGACCCGATCCGCTGGACCGGCCCGATTCTTGCGGGCGGCCGTTTGATCGCGGTGAACAGCGAAGGCACGTTGTCCGAATTCTCGCCGACCGACGGATCGCTGCTGGGATCGACCGAATTCAAATCGTCGCTGTCGCAGCCGCCGGTGGTTGCGAATAATATTTTGTACGTCCTCGCGGACGATGGAAAGCTCACGGCCTGGCGCTGA
- a CDS encoding Hpt domain-containing protein, with amino-acid sequence MDEILVDWDEFRATRTQLGAAFVRILGYFREDGIKSVAAIEEAMRARDAGGLVMPAHTLKSEARQFGGERLGALAEDIEVFARHCVESQISPEEYLPRVVALRPMFEETLGALEREANPLVQRRPSGFDRAIGY; translated from the coding sequence TTGGACGAAATCCTGGTCGATTGGGATGAATTTCGCGCGACGCGCACCCAGTTGGGCGCGGCGTTTGTAAGGATTCTCGGCTATTTTCGCGAAGACGGCATCAAATCGGTTGCCGCGATCGAAGAGGCGATGCGCGCGCGCGACGCGGGCGGCCTTGTCATGCCCGCGCACACGCTGAAAAGCGAAGCGCGTCAGTTCGGCGGCGAAAGGCTCGGCGCGCTCGCCGAGGATATCGAGGTTTTCGCGCGGCACTGTGTCGAGAGCCAGATCAGTCCTGAGGAATATCTGCCGCGCGTCGTCGCGCTTCGTCCGATGTTTGAGGAAACGCTCGGCGCGCTTGAACGCGAGGCCAATCCGCTCGTCCAGCGTCGCCCGTCGGGCTTCGATCGCGCCATCGGCTATTGA
- a CDS encoding helix-turn-helix transcriptional regulator produces MAKPPFTNDIRTLRFLSGEMTQGDLGDRVGVTRQTIAAIEQGKYSPSLEVAFRIARVFDKPLEAVFQWTDTTND; encoded by the coding sequence ATGGCTAAGCCTCCCTTCACCAACGATATCCGGACGCTGCGCTTCCTTTCCGGCGAGATGACGCAGGGCGATCTCGGCGACCGCGTCGGTGTCACGCGACAGACGATCGCCGCGATCGAGCAGGGTAAATATTCGCCTTCGCTGGAGGTCGCATTTCGCATCGCGCGCGTGTTCGACAAGCCACTCGAAGCGGTGTTCCAGTGGACTGACACCACCAACGACTGA
- a CDS encoding DUF418 domain-containing protein, which produces MAMASTRYESLDAIRGVAVMGILAMNIAAFALPFAAYSNPMAGGPVGSIDLGTWFFNFVLIDSKMRGMFSMLFGASTLLVIESADSAGRSAASVHYSRMFWLALFGLAHFYLIWFGDILFLYAMCGLLLFAFRNLSVKALTIWAIVFFVIGIGFLGSGWAVMALAEAGKLPADMMGEMRKGLAEMDAEMGPGAASYAKEMAIYLGSYASIVAHRTGETLTEPFVAVMMFLWETMGLMLLGMALFKSRMLTGDWEPARYRKWALRCFLIGVPPLIALACYQIASGFSAVSTFGATLSLSTPFDIVMTIGWAALIMWLIKVKANDAIRMRLAATGRMAFTNYLTTSIVMTTIFYGYGLGLFGSIGRTALYLFCFGMWAAMLFWSKPWLARFHYGPLEWLWRSLSRWQVQPMRKTAAQ; this is translated from the coding sequence ATGGCCATGGCATCGACACGTTACGAAAGCCTCGACGCGATCCGCGGCGTGGCGGTTATGGGCATATTGGCAATGAATATTGCCGCCTTTGCCCTGCCCTTTGCGGCCTATTCCAACCCGATGGCGGGGGGACCGGTCGGCTCGATCGATCTTGGCACCTGGTTCTTCAACTTTGTACTGATTGATTCCAAGATGCGCGGAATGTTCTCGATGCTTTTCGGCGCGAGCACCTTGCTCGTCATCGAGAGCGCGGACAGCGCCGGGCGCAGCGCCGCGAGCGTCCATTATTCCCGGATGTTCTGGCTGGCTCTCTTCGGCCTCGCCCATTTCTACCTTATCTGGTTCGGTGACATATTGTTCCTGTACGCGATGTGCGGCTTGCTCCTTTTCGCGTTCCGCAATCTTTCGGTGAAGGCGCTGACGATCTGGGCGATCGTCTTTTTCGTCATCGGCATCGGTTTTCTCGGATCGGGATGGGCCGTGATGGCGCTGGCCGAAGCAGGTAAGCTGCCGGCCGACATGATGGGCGAGATGCGCAAGGGCCTTGCCGAAATGGATGCCGAGATGGGCCCCGGCGCGGCGAGTTATGCCAAGGAAATGGCAATCTATCTCGGCAGTTACGCCAGCATCGTCGCGCATCGTACCGGCGAGACGCTGACCGAGCCCTTCGTCGCGGTAATGATGTTCCTGTGGGAGACGATGGGCCTGATGCTGCTGGGCATGGCGTTGTTCAAGTCGCGCATGCTGACCGGCGACTGGGAGCCCGCCCGGTATCGCAAATGGGCGCTGCGCTGCTTCCTGATCGGCGTACCGCCGCTAATTGCACTCGCCTGTTACCAGATCGCGAGCGGGTTCAGCGCGGTGTCGACTTTCGGCGCGACGCTGTCGCTGTCGACGCCATTCGATATTGTGATGACGATCGGCTGGGCCGCACTCATCATGTGGCTGATCAAGGTGAAAGCCAACGACGCGATCCGTATGCGACTTGCCGCGACCGGACGCATGGCCTTCACCAACTATCTCACGACATCGATCGTCATGACGACGATCTTCTATGGCTATGGGCTGGGCTTGTTCGGGAGCATTGGCCGGACCGCGCTCTATCTCTTCTGTTTCGGAATGTGGGCCGCGATGCTGTTCTGGTCAAAGCCGTGGCTCGCGCGCTTCCACTATGGACCACTCGAATGGTTATGGCGCAGCCTGTCGCGCTGGCAGGTGCAACCGATGCGAAAAACTGCGGCTCAATAG
- a CDS encoding aldo/keto reductase produces the protein MSEKPLGQSGLSIRPFVLGGNVFGMTAGRDASFAVLDRFVELGGGMIDTADVYSAWVPGHKGGESESMLGAWLKESGAREQVLIVTKVGMMPGGLKPDRIREAVQGSLDRLGVDTIDLYFAHKDDPDVPLGEVLGAFAELVDAGIVRAIGASNYSAERLAEALRVADEQGLPRFTAMQPELNLLDRAQYEGALQQTCVDEGLGVVTYFSLASGYLSGKYRGADDLGKSARGARAKPYLEGKGPAVLAVMDRIAAETGATLSQIALAWVAAQPGVTAPIASATSVEQLDELMGSLDLRLDDEQLSALSAA, from the coding sequence ATGAGCGAAAAGCCATTGGGCCAGAGCGGCCTTTCGATCCGTCCGTTCGTGCTGGGCGGCAATGTCTTCGGCATGACCGCAGGGCGCGATGCGAGCTTCGCCGTCCTCGACCGTTTCGTCGAGCTCGGCGGCGGGATGATCGACACCGCCGACGTCTATTCGGCGTGGGTTCCGGGGCACAAGGGCGGCGAATCCGAAAGCATGCTAGGAGCCTGGCTGAAGGAAAGCGGCGCGCGCGAACAGGTGTTGATCGTGACCAAGGTGGGGATGATGCCGGGCGGGCTGAAGCCCGATCGCATCCGCGAGGCCGTGCAGGGATCGCTCGATCGTCTCGGCGTCGACACGATCGACCTCTATTTCGCGCACAAGGACGATCCCGATGTGCCGCTGGGTGAAGTGCTCGGTGCGTTTGCCGAACTGGTCGATGCCGGCATCGTCCGCGCGATCGGCGCGTCGAACTATTCGGCGGAGCGCCTTGCAGAGGCGCTCCGCGTGGCTGACGAACAGGGCCTGCCGCGCTTCACCGCGATGCAGCCCGAACTCAATCTGCTCGACCGCGCCCAATATGAAGGCGCGCTGCAACAAACATGCGTCGACGAAGGCCTGGGCGTCGTCACCTATTTCAGCCTCGCGTCGGGCTATCTGTCGGGCAAATATCGGGGCGCCGACGACTTGGGAAAAAGTGCGCGCGGTGCGCGGGCCAAGCCCTATCTCGAAGGCAAGGGGCCGGCGGTGCTGGCGGTGATGGATCGCATCGCGGCAGAAACCGGTGCTACCCTTTCGCAGATCGCGCTTGCGTGGGTTGCCGCGCAGCCGGGCGTCACCGCGCCGATCGCCAGCGCGACATCCGTCGAGCAACTTGACGAGTTGATGGGCAGCCTCGATCTTCGCCTCGACGATGAACAACTCTCTGCGCTGAGCGCCGCCTAA
- a CDS encoding Coq4 family protein, producing MTPTIFSHPDRIPAKFRPFKAFAHFRKLIKDKEDTEQVFHIFENLPRKGFMDDARAFVESDFGKQLMEREPYLPDLLDDHSWIDALPEGTVGHAYVTFMRREGLSAAGLVAESEKMGRPQYDDQVQWYSNRLRDTHDLFHILTGYGRDALGEQCVLGFTYGQTGNYGNAFIAYAGGYEVKRGVKSDAPVMGAIRQGQRHGKASKAIIEQDIRSLLAEPLDAARARLGIGEPTLYQEAHRAYRNRGIDPYNFLAAKAAMA from the coding sequence ATGACCCCCACGATCTTCTCCCACCCCGATCGCATTCCCGCGAAGTTCCGCCCGTTCAAGGCGTTCGCGCACTTCCGCAAGCTCATCAAGGACAAGGAAGACACCGAACAGGTGTTCCACATCTTTGAAAATCTGCCGCGCAAGGGCTTCATGGACGACGCGCGCGCCTTCGTCGAAAGCGATTTTGGCAAGCAGCTCATGGAGCGCGAACCCTATCTCCCCGACCTGCTCGACGATCATAGCTGGATCGATGCTTTGCCCGAAGGCACCGTCGGCCACGCCTATGTCACCTTCATGCGCCGTGAAGGCCTGTCGGCGGCGGGGCTTGTCGCCGAGAGCGAGAAGATGGGCCGCCCGCAATATGACGACCAAGTGCAATGGTATTCGAACCGCCTGCGCGACACACACGACCTGTTCCACATTCTGACCGGCTATGGCCGCGATGCGCTGGGCGAACAGTGCGTGCTCGGTTTCACCTATGGCCAGACGGGCAATTACGGCAATGCCTTCATCGCCTATGCCGGCGGCTATGAAGTGAAGCGCGGCGTCAAGAGCGACGCGCCGGTGATGGGCGCGATCCGCCAGGGCCAGCGCCACGGCAAAGCGTCGAAAGCAATCATCGAGCAGGACATCCGCTCGCTGCTTGCCGAACCGCTCGACGCCGCGCGTGCGCGCCTCGGCATCGGCGAGCCGACGCTTTATCAGGAAGCGCACCGCGCTTACCGCAACCGCGGCATCGATCCGTACAATTTCCTTGCGGCAAAGGCTGCAATGGCCTGA
- a CDS encoding tetratricopeptide repeat protein yields the protein MALSPTNDAALLQEVDEAVRKDRLDTIMQRYGRWIIGGVLAALLAFGGYLFWSHRQDAARGEQAEELIAAFEKLSTNQPRAATAELEKLVAEGDPAYRAVAQMQEANIKAQTGDLKAAAALMAKVAADTKLDQALRDLALIRQTAFEYDTLKPEVVIARMKPMVDAKDPASSWFASAAELSATAHYQLGQFDQAGALYGRIAKLPDVSKSLQSRSVQMAGMLGVDAVADRANESAEKDQKGNAAPKAAAAAKTEKAN from the coding sequence TTGGCCCTGAGCCCGACGAATGATGCCGCGCTGTTGCAGGAAGTCGACGAAGCCGTCCGCAAGGACCGGCTCGACACGATCATGCAGCGCTACGGCCGCTGGATCATCGGCGGCGTGCTCGCCGCTTTGCTCGCGTTCGGCGGCTATCTCTTCTGGAGCCATCGTCAGGATGCCGCGCGCGGCGAACAGGCCGAAGAACTGATTGCGGCGTTCGAAAAGCTCAGCACCAACCAGCCGCGCGCCGCGACCGCCGAACTGGAGAAGCTCGTTGCCGAAGGCGATCCCGCCTATCGCGCCGTCGCGCAAATGCAGGAAGCGAATATCAAGGCGCAGACCGGCGACCTGAAAGCCGCCGCTGCGTTGATGGCGAAAGTCGCTGCCGACACGAAGCTCGACCAGGCGCTGCGCGACCTTGCGCTGATCCGCCAGACGGCGTTTGAATATGACACGCTGAAGCCCGAGGTGGTGATCGCGCGAATGAAGCCGATGGTCGACGCAAAGGATCCGGCGTCGAGCTGGTTCGCGAGCGCCGCCGAACTTTCGGCGACCGCGCATTATCAGTTGGGGCAGTTCGATCAGGCGGGCGCGCTTTACGGACGCATCGCCAAATTGCCCGACGTCTCCAAATCGCTGCAATCGCGCTCGGTGCAGATGGCGGGTATGCTCGGCGTCGACGCGGTCGCAGATCGCGCGAACGAAAGCGCCGAAAAGGACCAGAAAGGCAATGCTGCGCCGAAGGCAGCGGCAGCCGCAAAGACTGAGAAAGCCAATTAA
- the panB gene encoding 3-methyl-2-oxobutanoate hydroxymethyltransferase → MSTLPKTLTLDTSTSRANPTPQPMKRLTVPRIRQRKGGEPLVMLTAYTVRMAQLLDPHCDMLLVGDSLAQVIYGLPHTVGVTMDMMALHGAAVVRGSYHAAVIVDMPFGSYEGSPQQAFDNAARLLKETGAAAVKVEGGKVLAPTIEFLTQRGIPVMGHVGLTPQAVNILGGYGVRGKSEEEARSIVEDAIAVAQAGAFSIVIEGVLESIAIEITNKVDCPTIGIGASAQCDGQVLVTDDMLGMFERVPKFVKRFGNMAGVVEAAVKDYADEVRSRSFPTEDQTYAG, encoded by the coding sequence ATGTCTACACTCCCCAAAACGCTCACCCTCGACACCTCAACGAGCCGCGCCAATCCGACGCCGCAGCCGATGAAGCGCTTAACGGTGCCGCGTATCCGTCAGCGCAAGGGCGGCGAGCCGCTTGTGATGCTCACCGCCTACACCGTCCGCATGGCGCAACTGCTCGATCCGCATTGCGACATGTTGCTCGTCGGCGATTCGCTCGCGCAGGTGATCTATGGTCTGCCGCATACCGTCGGCGTGACGATGGACATGATGGCGCTGCACGGCGCCGCGGTCGTCCGCGGCAGCTATCATGCCGCAGTGATCGTCGACATGCCCTTCGGTAGCTATGAAGGGAGCCCGCAGCAGGCCTTCGACAATGCCGCGCGGCTGCTCAAGGAAACCGGTGCGGCCGCTGTGAAGGTCGAGGGCGGCAAGGTGCTTGCGCCGACGATCGAATTCCTGACCCAGCGCGGCATCCCGGTGATGGGTCATGTCGGGCTGACCCCGCAGGCGGTCAACATTCTCGGCGGTTATGGCGTGCGCGGCAAGAGCGAGGAAGAGGCGCGCTCGATCGTCGAAGATGCCATTGCGGTCGCGCAGGCCGGTGCGTTTTCGATCGTCATCGAAGGCGTGCTCGAATCGATTGCAATCGAGATCACGAACAAGGTCGATTGCCCGACGATCGGCATCGGTGCCTCGGCACAGTGCGACGGCCAGGTGCTCGTCACCGACGACATGCTCGGCATGTTCGAACGTGTCCCCAAATTCGTGAAGCGCTTCGGGAATATGGCGGGCGTCGTGGAAGCCGCGGTGAAGGACTATGCCGACGAAGTCAGGTCCCGTTCATTCCCGACCGAGGATCAGACCTACGCCGGTTGA